The Rubricoccus marinus nucleotide sequence GACGCGCCTGACGGTCACGCGCTAACCCCACCGCCGCACGGCTCGTCCTTCTACGAGAGGGGCCGTGCGGCGCTGTCTATTTGCACATGGCGACCTCCGTCCCTCACCCGATGCGCGCAGCCTCCTCTCGCGACGACTCCGCCTCTGGCGGGCGGGCCCGGTGGGCGGTGGCCGTCGTGCTGCTGACCCTGGCCGCGCTCCCCACGAGCGCCCAGCCCTTCGCCTCTGGCGATGCCGACCCGCTCGGCGTCAGGCCAGAGGCGTTTTTGATCGCGGCTGATTCCACAGCCAGCGACACCCTGTACACGTCCGCCGACCGCATCGGCGTCCGTGCCCTGCGCCCCGCCTCGCGCCTTTCCGGCGCCACGCGCCCCACGCCAGAGGCGGACTCGGCATGGACGGCGCTCCTCCGCGACGCGGAGACTGAGCCTCTGGCGCCTGCCGCCGACACGACGGAAAACGTCCGCAAGCGGTCGATCGATCTCAACGTGTTCGGCTACTACCGTCTGTTCCTCTACGGGCGGAACATCACCGAGCCGTATCCCAACCTCGCGCCGTTTGAGCGCGCATACGGCGTGGGCGACGGCTACCGCGAGCCCATGCTCGCGCTCACCATCGCGGGTCGGCCCAACGGGCGGTCGGCGTTTGGAACCGAGCTGTTCATCTTCAACCCGTACGACGGGAGCGAGGACTTCAGCACCAACACGATCTCGCTCAACCTCGGGATCAACTTCTACGGCAACTTCCGGACCGAAGCGGGCAACTTCGGCGTCCGCGCCGGCGGCATCCACTGGTACAACCTCAGCCCTTTCACGATCGGCGTAAACCAGACGCTGGACCGCTACTCCATCTTCGATCGCACGCCATGGGAGGGCGTAACCGGCAAGCAGAAGTACGAGGGGTACTTCCTCACCGGGCAGGCCAACCCCGGCGACGAGCGGTTCGACTTCCAGGCGTTTCAGGGCCTCATCCTCAACGGCGCCCAGCTCCCCGGCGACTTCGCGTTCGACGCGTTCTGGGGCAAGACCCAACCCAATGGCGGGCTGCCTGGGGCGGTCACGGACCCCAACGCCAACGTTCCCGGACAGGGCGACGTACCGGACTACCAGGGCTTTGCGGGCGAGTCCCGCGTGCTCCCCAGCTTTATCACGGGTGGCCGGCTGCAGCGCTCGTTCGGCGCCAACAGCGTCGCGCTCAACTCCATCTACAGCTACCGCACGCTGGACAGCCTGACCACGGACCGCCGGCAGTACCAGGTCCACACCACCTCGTTCAACGCGAACGCGGGGCCGGTCAACGTGAGCGGCGAACTGGGCGCGAGCCTGTTCGAGAGCCCCACCTACGATTCCAAGTGGGGCGAGGCGCTCATGGTCCGCGCGCGCACGCCAGAGGCCCTCACGCGCCTCCCGCTCGACGTGCAGGTGTACCAGATCGGGCGCAACTTCTTTAACGAGAACAGCGAGATCTCGACGACCAACAACCCGCAACTACGGACGGACCCGAGGTGCGAGGTCGTGGCGGGCTCCGGGGCCGCTGGCGGCGGCATCACGCAGGTCAACCAGTTGGAGCACAACCGCCGCGGCGTCAACGTCAATACGGAGTGGGGCGCCGGTCCGGCACAGTTCAAGGTCGGCTGGGGCATCGCGCACGAGCTCGCGCCCACGACCACGACGCTGACCTACGTGCACCGCATCAACGGTCTTGCGGTCTCACGCATCTACAACCCCTTCCCCGCCGACGCCGTCTGCGCCACTCGGTTCGGGCCGCTGGCGCGGAAGTACTCCGTCTTCCGCGGCGCCATCGAGCGGGCGCAGACGACCGACGTGGAGCCGGTGACCGGCCTCGCGCAAAACCGGAAGTACTACCACGCGGTCGATTTTCAGGGCAAGGCCCGCGCGCGCGTTCTCGACCGCTCGCTGTACTTCTTCTACCTCGGCAGCTTCGGCTCGGCCAACCGGACCGCCCGCGCCGTCCCCACGGACGACGACACCTACATCTTCGCCCAGTACCACGAGTTCGACCTCTACTACGAGCTCACGCCGGGCTTCCTCCTCGCGGGCTACCTCGGGCTCGAGAACATCCGGGGCGGCCAGTTCACCGAGCTCGACCCCACCAGCGGCAACCCGCGCGATCAGCGCGGCCGCGGCATCGGCCTCGGCTTTGACTGGACGCTCGCGCGCAACGCGGGCCTCTACCTCCGCCACCGGTGGATGGACTTCGAGGACCGCTCCTTTGCGGAAGACACCTACGAGGGACAGGAGACCACGCTCGAACTCAAGATCTTCTTCTAGCCGCCAGAGGCCCATGCGATTCACTTCACGGCTCGGTCGCCTTCTTTCGCCTCTGGCGATGGCATCGGCGTTCCTTCTTCCTCTGGCGCCCTCGGCGCTTGCTCAACAGGGCGGCGCGCCGGACCCGCAAGAGGACGGCCCCGGCCTCCGCTTCAACGGGCTCGGCCGGAGCATCATCCAGCAGTCCGATCTCGGTGGGACCATCACCGACACCGACACGTCGACGGTGGAGACGCTCGCCGACGGCAACTTCGTGCTGGACCTCGCGGTCAACGCGCAGCCCAACCGCTCCACCGAGGTGCAGGGCACCATCCGGCTCCGGAACGAGTTCGGCGGCTTCTTCGGCGCAGGCGCCACGGTGGAGATCCGCGAGCTGTGGGCGCGGGGCGTGATCGCGGACCGCGTGCGGTACCGCGTGGGCGACATGAACCTCGCGCTCACGCCGTACACCCTGTTCCTTCCCGATGAGGACGGCGTCATCAACGAGCCCGAGGTGTTCGAGCCGCAGCGCGAGATCATCGACTACGAGGAGTTCTACACCGGCAACAATGAGCGGCGCCTGCAGGGCGGAACGGTGGACTTCGGCCTCGCTTTCGCGCAGGGCATCGAAGAGGTGGACACGCGGCTGTTTATCGCCCGCCTCCGCGCGACGGACTTCGCGGCGACCCCGACGCGCCTGATCGGCGGCGGGCGCCTCGGCGCGACCTCCGCCGCCTTCGGGCCTCTGGCGTCGCGCGCAAAGGTCGGCGGCAACCTCTCGTACGTCTGGGATGACCTCGAATCCGGCAACGCGAACGCCGGGATCCGCAACTCGGTCTTCTCCTTTGACGGCGACCTGACGCTGGTCCGGCGTCCCGGCTACTCCGTCCACGTGGTCGGCGAGGCCGGAGGCTCTTACGTGGACCGCCGCCGGTTCTTCGAGAGCCCAAACGCAGGCGGCACGGACTCCACGCAAACGCTTCTCGACGAGTCCGACTCCTTTTTCGAGGTCGGCCTCGCGGCCGACTTCGGCGCCAGAGGCCTGGACGTTTCGGCGATGTTCGTGGACGTAGGCCCGGACTTCTACAGCACCGCCGCCCAGAGCAAGCGCGTGGACTACACAGAGGACCGCGCGTCGTTCGACCGCGTCGGCCGCGACCGCGAGCAGCGCCGGATCAGCCTTTTCGACCTCACGCGCGATCCCGGCATCTACACCTTCCGCGTGGCGAACGCGCTGATGGGCTACGACCCGCGCTACAGCAACGTCCAGCCCTACGGCAAGGCGACGCCCAACCGCCGCGGCTTCCGGTTCAACGCCGCCTACGCCCCCACCGCCCCTGGCGAGGACGTGAACACCGGGTTCGACGACTTCGAGCTCGGCCTAGACGTGGCGCTCCTGCGCGAGATCCGAGGCCAGGGGACCGAGCTTCTGAAGGACTTCGTGCTCATCCGCGGGACCGCCGAGCTTCCGCTTTCGCGCTTCGTGCCGCTCCCGCTTCCGGTCGGCGTCACGCTCGGCGCGCAGTTCGAGGACACGAGCCGCGGCGGGGACGAGATCGAGCAGGTGGACCTGACCTCGACGCTGATTGAAGCCGGCCTCTCCGCCGAGGTCTACGACCGGCTCGACCTCCTCTTCGGCACCAAGTACCGCACCTCCAGCGGACGGGACTACGTGCCGCTGATCGAGAACTTCAACGACGTGCGGGACTTCCCCGCCCCGTTCGTCACCGACGACCACGAGACGCTCCTCGGCGGCGGCATCCGCTACCGGTTCAAGGACGACGTGTACCTCACCGTTCAATACCAGAGCTTCAGCTATGGCAAGGACGCGGAGCCGGAAAACGACTACCGGATCGGGCAGGTGTTCGCCCTCTACAGCATGACTTTCTAGCCCGATGCCTCTCTACAGACTTCCCGCCAGAGGCCTCCTCGCCTGCCTCGTTCTCCTGCTCGGTTTCACGGCCACAGGCTGCGACCACGGCCTAGAGCCCGACGGCCCCAACCTTATCGACCGCTTCGGGCCGTTCCGCCTCGTCACGCCTCTGGCGGCGAGCCAGCCGACGGCGGACTTCGCCTCTGGCGAGAGCGTGGTCTTCACGGCTGAGTTCAACAAGCAGGTGTCCTGGGTGCTCACGATCACGGGCCAGGAGAGCGGAGCCGTAAAGGTCATCGAGGGCTTTTCCAGCGCGCTGAACGCCCAGAATGCCACTTGGCGCGGCGGCACGACGGAGTTGCCCTTCTTCAAGGACGAGCCCGTTGATGCGGTCCTGACGATCCCGACCGAGGAGGCCCAGGCGCCAGAGGAGACCACGGCGAACGTCGAGGTCCTTACCGCGCGGGTCTATCCCGGCAACGTGTTCGAGGACTTCGAGGACGGCGCCGACATCTTTTTCGGCAACTTCGAGTTCGAGTTCAACACGGCCCAAACGGGCATCACCAGCGCCGTGCCCGCCGGTGAGGGGGACTCCTTCTACCGGCTTCTCAGCACGGGAGGCCCCGTCGTAGCCGACCCGTTCTTTATCGGCCTCGTGGACATCCGGCCACAGGGCCGCGGCGTGTTCACGGCGCCTACGACGGTCCCAGACGACCTGTATTTCAACTTCATGATCCGCGGCTTGGACCGGGACTTCACCATCGCGGTGATCCAGCTCATCACCGACGGAAACGGTACGGGCCAGTACGAAATGGACCAGGACACCGCCTTCCCGTTTGGGGACATCCCAATCACCTTTGATGGGTGGAGGCTGTTCAGCAAGTCCGTCGGTGAACTCGGCCTCACACAGGCGCAGGCGCAGAATATCGTCGCGGTCCGCGTCGTCTTGATCTCTGACAACAACGCGCAGCCGTCGACGCCTCTTCCTGTTGGCTTCGGCATCGACTACATCACGTTTACCGCCGGCGGCCCGTTGCAGCCGTAACCGCCCCCGCTCGTTCCATGGCTGACCTCCCTACCGCCCGTTCCATCCTCGCCTCTGGCGCGATGCTCGCGGCCCTCGCCCTCGGGGCCACAGGCTGCGTGCAGTTCCAGCCGGTCTCGCTGTACGACGCCGTGGAGGCCGCGCCCGTCCCCGAGCGCCCGCGGAAGCTCTCGCTCGCCGTCGAGCCGACGATCTACAGCGACCAGAACGACGACACCATCTGGTTCCAGGACGACACGAACTGCACCCAGGGCGCGCTGACAGAGGACGTGGTGTACGACGGCCGCCGCGCCGTACAGGTCAGCTGGGACCGCGGGGCTGAAGGGTGCGAGTGGGCCGGGCTCGGTTTCGGCTGGGACAACTGGGTCGGCAAGGACCTTTCCGAGGTGCTGCCCTACGCCGCCGTGCAGATGCACGTCCGCACCCAGGAGGGCAAGATGTATGGCCTGCCCATCGTGATGACGCTGGAGGACTACGCCGGCGGGATGGGCTTCGCGTACACCGGCAACCGCTACTTCGAGCGCCCCTTTATCGACGAGGAGTGGCAGACGGTCACCGTGCCTCTGGCGGCGTTCGAGTTGACCGAGGAGAACCTGGACCCGACGAACGTGAAGCAGATCATGTTCGAGCTCCAGCAGTCCGGGAGCATCTACATCGACGACATCTCGCTCATCTTCTACGAGGAGCCTGAGCAGGAACCCTGGATCATCCTCCCCGAGCGTCCTGATCCCACGGCGCTTCCCATCCAGCTGTTCGGCGACGCGTTTATCAACGACGACGGCTGGGGCCTGGTCACCGACGAGTGCCAGTCCATTCAGACCGTCGCCTCTGGCGCCAGAGGCCAGGTGCTGAGCCTCCAGTGGGACGTGCGAGACAACGGCTGCTATGAGGGCGTCATGGGCGTGAGCTGGGACCAGTGGTACCCGGTGGACGTGACCTCCATCGCGCCAGAGGCCGCGATCCAGTTCGACGTGCGGCTCCCCTCCGGTACCGCGACGCGCGTCCCCGTCCGCATTGGCCTGGAAGACTACAACCGCCAGCTCTCCCAGATCATCCTCGACGCGCGCTACGCCGATGCAGGCCAGTTCTCGACGGAGTGGCAGACGGTCACCANNNNNNNNNNNNNNNNNNNNNNNNNNNNNNNNNNNNNNNNNNNNNNNNNNNNNNNNNNNNNNNNNNNNNNNNNNNNNNNNNNNNNNNNNNNNNNNNNNNNNNNNNNNNNNNNNNNNNNNNNNNNNNNNNNNNNNNNNNNNNNNNNNNNNNNNNNNNNNNNNNNNNNNNNNNNNNNNNNNNNNNNNNNNNNNNNNNNNNNNNNNNNNNNNNNNNNNNNNNNNNNNNNNNNNNNNNNNNNNNNNNNNNNNNNNNNNNNNNNNNNNNNNNNNNNNNNNNNNNNNNNNNNNNNNNNNNNNNNNNNNNNNNNNNNNNNNNNNNNNNNNNNNNNNNNNNNNNNNNNNNNNNNNNNNNNNNNNNNNNNNNNNNNNNNNNNNNNNNNNNNNNNNNNNNNNNNNNNNNNNNNNNNNNNNNNNNNNNNNCGCTGGCGCCAACTCGATCCGCACGTGGGGCGCGGGCGAAGCCATCGGCGTGCTGGACGAGGCGCACGAAAAGGGCCTCTCGGTCGTCTTCGGCCTGTGGACCGGGCAGGAGCGGCAGGGCTTCGATTACAACGACAGCAAGGCCGTGCAGGCGCAGCTCGCGCAGTTTCGCGAGGTCGTGCGCGAGTACAAGGACCACCCCGCGATCCTCATGTGGGGGCTGGGCAACGAGAACGACCTGTTCTACACCGACTTCAAGGTATGGGACGCGATCAACGACATCGCGGAGATGATCCACGAGGAGGACCCGAACCACCCCGTCATGCACGTCACGGCGGGACTGGACGTGGCCGAGGTGCAACTCATCATGGACCGCGCGCCTGCCATCGACGTGTACGGCATCAACACGTACGGCGAGCTCGTGGGCGGCACGAGCGAGCTCCGCTCCTACGGGTATGAAGGCCCAAGCGTAGGCACCACGCTCCGGCGCGCCGGCTGGGACGGCCCGTACGTGATCGCGGAGTGGGGCCCGGATGGGCACTGGGAAGTCCCCAAGACGGCGTGGGGCACACCCATCGAGCAGACGAGCCACGAAAAGGCGCAGATGTACCGCATCCGCTACGAGCGCGGCATCGCGGCCGACAAGGCGCGCGGCATCGGCTCCTACGCGTTCCTGTGGGGCGACAAGCAGGAGACCACGCCGACGTGGTACGGCATCTTCACGCCGGGCGGCTTCGAGACTGAGGTCTTGGACGAGCTCCAGTACCTCTGGACGGGCGCCTACCCCGACAACCGCGCGCCCGCCATCACGGCGTACACCGCCAATGGGCAGGACCGCTACGCCAGCGTCTACGCCGACGCCCGCTCCCGCGTGACCTTCGAGGCGACGGTTACGGACCCCGACGGCGACAACCTCCGCTACGAATGGGAGCTGCTGCCCGAGAGCACCGACATCCGGGCCGGCGGCGACGCCGAGGCCCGCCCCGACGCCGTCCGCATCGACGCCGTCCGCCGCGACGGTGGCACGCTCGAAATGCGCGCCCCGACGACCGACGGCCCGTACCGCATGTTCGTCTACGCCTACGACGGCAACGGAAACGTGGCCACGGCCAACTTCCCGTTCTACGTCGGCCAGCCCGCCAACTAACCTCTGGCGCGGCCCCTGCGGTTTCCGCATCGCGGCTTTGCCTTGCCCATCGCCAGAGGCCTCTGGCGACGCCTTTCTCTCCCCATCATGACGTCCCGCATCCGCCCCCTTCTTCTCGCCTTCGGGCTCCTCGCCATCGGCGCGGGCGTCGCGGTGGGCTGTGACAACTCCGTCGACCAGGTCGTCCCTGATCCGATGGCTACCCCGGACGGGTGGGCTCTGGTCTGGTCCGATGAGTTCGACGGGAGCGAAGTCGACGAGACCAAGTGGAGCATCACGTCGGGCGACGGCTGCCCGGAGCTGTGCGGGTTCGGCAACAACGAGCTCCAGATCTACACCCGGGACAACCACACGGTCGCAGACGGGCTCCTCACGATCACGGCGCGACAGGAGGCCGACGGCGGGTACACCTCGACCAAGCTGGACTCCAAGGGCAAGGGCGACTGGACGTACGGCCGGTTCGAGATCCGCGCCAAGCTCCCTCAGACGCAGGGCATCTGGCCCGCCATCTGGATGCTCTTCTCCGAGGACACCTACGGCGGCTGGGCGGCCTCTGGCGAGATCGACATCATGGAGAACATCGGCAGCCGCCCGGACGAGGTGTTCGGCACGCTGCACTACGGCGGCCCGGCGCCGGCCAACGTGTTCTCGGGCGACGAGCTCCAACTACGGGACGGCAGCACGTTCGCGGACGACTTCTACGTGTTCGCCATCGAGTGGGAAGAAGGCGAGATCCGGTGGTACGTCAACAACGTGCTCTACCAGACCCAGACCTCGGACGACTGGTACACGACGGGCAGCGACGACCCGGCGGCGCCGTTCAACCACGACTTCTTCCTGCTGCTCAACGTCGCCGTCGGCGGCAACCTCCCCGGCCCGCCGGACGAGACGACGGTCTTCCCGCAGACGATGCAGGTGGACTACGTCCGCGTGTACGAGCGCTCCGAGTAGCGCCGCCAGAGGCCTCTGGCGGCTGGGTGAGGCAGGGCCGTTGCCGGCCCGAGCCTCTGGCGCTTTCCGCAGCCATGCCGTTCGCGAACGGGCGGCTTCGTGCCTCCTTAGGCATCGCGGAGCATCTGGGCGAAGTCGTTCGGAAGCGGACTGGCCTCGATAGCCTGCGCTGTCTCCTCCACGTCGTACTCCACGCGGATGAACTCGGCAGAACAGTATCCAGGGTCTGTCTTCGGGCGCTCTGAATCGACGGTCAGCAGTACATAGCACGAGCGCGGGTCGCCGTCCTTGGGCTTGCCAACGGAGCCGATGTTGACGGCGTGTCGGTACAGCGTTTCGCCCGTCTCGGTCTCGACCGCGAGAGCCTTGTGGTACGGCTTGTGGGTGTGGCCTACGAGCATCACGTCGGCTCTAGCCTCGGTCATCCGCTTTAGGATCAAATCGTCAGGCCGGTCCTCGAACAGGTACTCATTGATCCGACGCGGACTGCCATGGACCATCAGCACCTCGATGGGTTCAGCTTTCCGCTCGCGCGGCGGCGCCAGTGTCACGCGAAGATGCCGGGGGAGACTCCGGAGATATCGCCGCGTCGCGTCGGTAACGGCCCCGTTGGTATATGCGATGGACTCAGCTCCGCGAGCTTTGTCCTCGTCGGTCAGGTAGGCGCACCCACAGTCGTCGGAGCCCAGCCCAACGCCCTCGTCGTAGTTGCCAGCGATCGTCGCAATACCCCGCTCTTGAACGGCGGTCACGACTTCATTGGGCCACGTCGCGTATCCAACAAGGTCCCCGAGGCAGTACACGGCGTCGACCTCCCCGCGGCCAAGCCGCGCGTCGATGTCGCGCAGGACCGCTTCGAGGGCGGGAAGGTTGGCGTGGACATCGGAAAAGACGGCAAACGTTGTAGTCATGAGAGGGAGTGGAGGAATGAGAGGGTCTAGACGAGAACGGCGTCGCCGGCGAGCGCGCGAAGGCGGCTCGCACCAACTGGCGGCTCGGGCAAGTACGGGAGGACCGCCAGGCGCGGACCGTCGGGCCCTGTCGGAGCGTGATCGCGCGCCACCGCCTCTATT carries:
- a CDS encoding glycoside hydrolase family 2 TIM barrel-domain containing protein, whose amino-acid sequence is AGANSIRTWGAGEAIGVLDEAHEKGLSVVFGLWTGQERQGFDYNDSKAVQAQLAQFREVVREYKDHPAILMWGLGNENDLFYTDFKVWDAINDIAEMIHEEDPNHPVMHVTAGLDVAEVQLIMDRAPAIDVYGINTYGELVGGTSELRSYGYEGPSVGTTLRRAGWDGPYVIAEWGPDGHWEVPKTAWGTPIEQTSHEKAQMYRIRYERGIAADKARGIGSYAFLWGDKQETTPTWYGIFTPGGFETEVLDELQYLWTGAYPDNRAPAITAYTANGQDRYASVYADARSRVTFEATVTDPDGDNLRYEWELLPESTDIRAGGDAEARPDAVRIDAVRRDGGTLEMRAPTTDGPYRMFVYAYDGNGNVATANFPFYVGQPAN
- a CDS encoding glycoside hydrolase family 16 protein; this translates as MTSRIRPLLLAFGLLAIGAGVAVGCDNSVDQVVPDPMATPDGWALVWSDEFDGSEVDETKWSITSGDGCPELCGFGNNELQIYTRDNHTVADGLLTITARQEADGGYTSTKLDSKGKGDWTYGRFEIRAKLPQTQGIWPAIWMLFSEDTYGGWAASGEIDIMENIGSRPDEVFGTLHYGGPAPANVFSGDELQLRDGSTFADDFYVFAIEWEEGEIRWYVNNVLYQTQTSDDWYTTGSDDPAAPFNHDFFLLLNVAVGGNLPGPPDETTVFPQTMQVDYVRVYERSE
- a CDS encoding metallophosphoesterase family protein, yielding MTTTFAVFSDVHANLPALEAVLRDIDARLGRGEVDAVYCLGDLVGYATWPNEVVTAVQERGIATIAGNYDEGVGLGSDDCGCAYLTDEDKARGAESIAYTNGAVTDATRRYLRSLPRHLRVTLAPPRERKAEPIEVLMVHGSPRRINEYLFEDRPDDLILKRMTEARADVMLVGHTHKPYHKALAVETETGETLYRHAVNIGSVGKPKDGDPRSCYVLLTVDSERPKTDPGYCSAEFIRVEYDVEETAQAIEASPLPNDFAQMLRDA